The following coding sequences lie in one Pseudomonas svalbardensis genomic window:
- a CDS encoding glycosyltransferase, producing MSSRKFGLNLVVVLAIAALFTGFWALINRPVTAPNWPEQISGFSYSPFQQGQYPQKEQYPTDDEMRRDLEIMSKLTDNIRTYSVDGSLGDIPKLAEEFGLRVTLGIWISPDLARNEREILRAIDLANTSRSVVRVVVGNEAIFRKEITAAELSVILDRVRAAVKVPVTTSEQWHVWEENPSLAKHVDLIAAHVLPYWEHVPMEQSGQFVLDRARDLKKMFPKKPLLLSEVGWPSNGRMRGGADASPADQAIYLRTLVNKLNRQGFNYFVIEAFDQPWKASDEGSVGAYWGVFNAARQQKFNFEGPVVAIPQWRVLAIGSVVLALLSLTLLMIDGSALRQRGRTFLTFIAFLCGSVLVWIGYDYSQQYSTWFSLTVGFLLALGALGVFIVLLTEAHELAEAVWTHKRRREFLPVVGDSDYRPKVSIHVPCYNEPPEMVKQTLNALANLDYPDFEVLIIDNNTKDPAVWEPVRDYCETLGPRFKFFHVAPLAGFKGGALNYLIPHTAKDAEVIAVIDSDYCVDPNWLKHMVPHFADPKIAVVQSPQDYRDQNESTFKKLCYAEYKGFFHIGMVTRNDRDAIIQHGTMTMTRRSVLEELGWADWCICEDAELGLRVFEKGLSAAYYHTSYGKGLMPDTFIDFKKQRFRWAYGAIQIIKRHTASLLRGKDTELTRGQRYHFLAGWLPWVADGMNIFFTVGALLWSAAMIIVPQRVDPPLLIFAIPPLALFVFKVGKIIFLYRRAVGVNLKDAFCAALAGLALSHTIAKAVLYGFFTSSIPFFRTPKNADNHGFWVAISEAREEMFIMLLLWSAALGIFLVNGLPSNDMRFWVTMLLVQSLPYLAALIMAFLSSLPKPSVEAEPAPAV from the coding sequence ATGTCATCGCGTAAATTTGGACTCAACCTGGTCGTGGTGCTCGCCATCGCAGCCTTGTTTACCGGCTTCTGGGCGCTGATCAATCGCCCGGTCACCGCCCCCAACTGGCCTGAACAGATCTCCGGCTTTTCGTACTCGCCATTCCAGCAAGGGCAGTACCCGCAAAAAGAGCAATACCCGACCGACGATGAAATGCGTCGCGATCTGGAGATCATGAGCAAGCTGACGGACAACATCCGTACTTACTCGGTCGATGGCAGCCTGGGTGATATCCCCAAGCTCGCCGAAGAATTCGGTTTGCGCGTGACGTTGGGTATCTGGATCAGCCCGGATCTTGCGCGCAACGAGCGTGAAATCCTGCGCGCCATTGACCTGGCCAATACCTCCCGCAGCGTGGTTCGCGTTGTGGTCGGTAACGAGGCGATCTTCCGTAAGGAAATTACCGCCGCCGAACTGAGCGTGATCCTTGATCGCGTCCGCGCGGCAGTGAAAGTACCGGTGACGACCTCCGAGCAATGGCACGTCTGGGAAGAAAACCCGAGCCTGGCCAAGCACGTCGACTTGATCGCCGCCCACGTCCTGCCGTACTGGGAACATGTTCCGATGGAGCAGTCCGGGCAGTTCGTACTCGACCGCGCCCGTGATCTGAAAAAGATGTTCCCGAAAAAACCGCTGCTGCTGTCGGAAGTCGGCTGGCCGAGCAACGGCCGTATGCGCGGTGGCGCCGACGCGTCGCCGGCAGACCAGGCGATTTATCTGCGGACCTTGGTCAACAAGCTCAATCGCCAGGGCTTCAATTACTTCGTGATCGAAGCCTTTGACCAACCGTGGAAGGCCAGTGACGAAGGTTCCGTGGGCGCTTACTGGGGTGTTTTCAACGCCGCGCGCCAGCAGAAATTCAACTTTGAAGGCCCGGTCGTCGCGATCCCGCAATGGCGCGTGCTGGCCATCGGTTCGGTGGTGTTGGCTCTGCTGTCCCTGACCCTGCTGATGATCGACGGCTCGGCATTACGTCAACGTGGCCGCACCTTCCTGACCTTCATCGCGTTCCTCTGTGGTTCGGTGCTGGTGTGGATCGGTTACGACTACAGCCAGCAATACAGCACTTGGTTCAGCCTGACGGTGGGCTTCTTGCTTGCCCTCGGCGCACTCGGGGTGTTTATCGTGCTGCTGACCGAGGCCCATGAACTGGCCGAAGCGGTCTGGACCCACAAACGCCGGCGTGAATTCCTGCCGGTGGTGGGTGATTCGGACTACCGACCGAAAGTCTCGATTCACGTACCTTGCTACAACGAGCCGCCGGAGATGGTCAAACAGACCCTCAACGCCCTGGCCAACCTCGACTATCCGGACTTCGAAGTCCTGATCATCGACAACAACACCAAGGACCCGGCGGTCTGGGAACCGGTGCGCGATTATTGCGAAACCCTCGGCCCGCGCTTCAAGTTCTTCCACGTTGCACCGTTGGCCGGTTTCAAGGGCGGCGCGTTGAATTACCTGATTCCGCACACCGCCAAGGATGCCGAAGTGATTGCGGTGATCGACTCGGACTACTGCGTCGACCCGAACTGGCTCAAGCACATGGTGCCGCACTTCGCCGATCCAAAAATCGCCGTGGTGCAGTCGCCGCAGGATTACCGCGACCAGAACGAAAGCACCTTCAAGAAGCTCTGCTACGCGGAATACAAAGGTTTCTTCCACATCGGCATGGTCACCCGTAACGACCGTGACGCGATTATCCAGCACGGCACCATGACCATGACCCGGCGCTCGGTGCTCGAGGAACTGGGCTGGGCTGACTGGTGCATCTGTGAAGACGCCGAGTTGGGTCTGCGTGTTTTCGAAAAAGGCTTGTCAGCGGCGTATTACCACACCAGCTACGGCAAAGGCCTGATGCCCGATACCTTTATCGACTTCAAGAAGCAGCGTTTCCGCTGGGCTTATGGAGCGATTCAGATCATCAAGCGTCACACCGCCAGTCTGTTGCGCGGCAAGGACACCGAGCTGACCCGTGGCCAGCGTTACCACTTCCTCGCGGGCTGGTTGCCGTGGGTGGCGGATGGCATGAACATCTTCTTCACCGTGGGCGCCCTGTTGTGGTCGGCAGCGATGATCATCGTGCCGCAGCGGGTCGATCCACCGTTGTTGATTTTCGCGATCCCGCCATTGGCGCTGTTCGTGTTCAAGGTTGGCAAGATCATCTTCCTGTACCGCCGTGCGGTCGGGGTCAACCTCAAAGACGCATTCTGCGCGGCACTGGCCGGTCTGGCGTTGTCGCACACCATCGCCAAAGCGGTGCTGTACGGCTTCTTCACCAGCAGCATTCCGTTTTTCCGCACCCCGAAAAACGCCGATAACCACGGCTTCTGGGTGGCGATTTCGGAAGCTCGCGAAGAAATGTTCATCATGCTGCTGTTGTGGAGCGCGGCACTGGGGATTTTCCTGGTGAACGGCCTGCCAAGCAACGACATGCGCTTCTGGGTGACGATGTTGCTCGTACAATCGCTGCCGTACCTGGCGGCGCTGATCATGGCGTTCTTGTCTTCGCTGCCGAAACCTTCGGTCGAGGCCGAACCGGCACCGGCGGTCTAA
- the dapD gene encoding 2,3,4,5-tetrahydropyridine-2,6-dicarboxylate N-succinyltransferase — translation MSTTLFSLAFGVGTQNRQGAWLEVFYAQPLLNPSAELVAAIAPVLGYTEGNQAIAFSTSQASQLAEALKSVDAAQAALLTRLAESHKPLVATILAEDAQLTSTPEAYLKLHLLSHRLVKPHGLNLAGVFPLLPNVAWTSQGAIDLAELAEHQLEARLRGELLEVFSVDKFPKMTDYVVPAGVRIADAARIRLGAYVGEGTTVMHEGFVNFNAGTEGPGMIEGRVSAGVFVGKGSDLGGGCSTMGTLSGGGNIVIKVGEGCLIGANAGIGIPLGDRNTVESGLYVTAGTKVALLDENNKLVKVVKARELAGQPDLLFRRNSETGAVECKTHKSAIELNEALHAHN, via the coding sequence ATGTCCACTACCCTGTTCAGCCTGGCCTTTGGTGTCGGTACTCAAAACCGTCAAGGCGCATGGCTGGAAGTGTTTTACGCGCAGCCACTGCTCAACCCGTCGGCCGAACTGGTCGCTGCCATCGCGCCTGTTCTGGGCTACACCGAAGGCAATCAGGCCATCGCGTTCAGCACCTCTCAAGCGTCGCAACTGGCCGAAGCACTGAAAAGCGTCGACGCTGCCCAGGCTGCCTTGCTGACCCGTCTGGCCGAGAGCCACAAGCCGCTGGTCGCGACCATTCTGGCCGAGGACGCTCAGCTGACGTCTACGCCTGAGGCTTACCTCAAGCTGCACCTGCTGTCCCATCGTCTGGTCAAGCCACACGGCCTGAACCTGGCGGGTGTGTTCCCGCTGCTGCCGAACGTGGCATGGACCAGCCAGGGCGCAATCGACCTGGCCGAACTGGCCGAGCATCAACTGGAAGCCCGTCTGCGCGGTGAGCTGCTGGAAGTGTTCTCGGTGGACAAGTTCCCGAAAATGACCGACTACGTGGTTCCGGCCGGCGTGCGTATCGCTGACGCGGCACGTATTCGTCTGGGCGCTTACGTCGGCGAAGGCACCACCGTGATGCACGAAGGTTTCGTCAACTTCAACGCTGGCACCGAAGGCCCGGGCATGATCGAAGGCCGCGTTTCCGCTGGCGTATTCGTCGGCAAGGGTTCGGACCTGGGCGGCGGTTGCTCGACCATGGGCACCCTGTCGGGCGGCGGCAACATCGTGATCAAGGTCGGCGAAGGCTGCCTGATCGGCGCGAACGCCGGTATCGGCATCCCGTTGGGCGATCGCAACACCGTTGAGTCGGGCCTGTACGTGACCGCTGGTACCAAAGTGGCGCTGCTGGACGAAAACAACAAACTGGTCAAAGTCGTGAAGGCGCGTGAACTGGCCGGTCAACCTGACTTGCTGTTCCGTCGTAATTCGGAGACCGGTGCCGTGGAATGCAAAACCCACAAATCGGCGATCGAACTGAACGAAGCGCTGCACGCTCACAACTAA
- the dapE gene encoding succinyl-diaminopimelate desuccinylase, which translates to MTAHADLSPTLQLAIDLIRRPSVTPVDADCQKQMMQRLGDAGFALEPMRIEDVDNFWATHGKHDGPVLCFAGHTDVVPTGPVTAWQIDPFNAVIDEHGMLCGRGAADMKGSLASMTVAAERFVTDYPDHKGKVAFLITSDEEGPAHHGTKAVIERLAARKERLDWCIVGEPSSTTLVGDVVKNGRRGSLGAKMTVRGVQGHVAYPHLAKNPIHLAAPALAELAAEHWDHGNDFFPPTSFQISNVNSGTGATNVIPGDLVAVFNFRFSTESTVEGLQKRVADILDKHGLDWHIDWALSGLPFLTEPGALLDAVASSIKDITGRETKASTSGGTSDGRFIATMGTQVVELGPVNATIHQVNERVLAADLDVLTEIYYQTLIKLLA; encoded by the coding sequence ATGACGGCCCACGCCGACCTTTCGCCGACCCTTCAACTCGCCATCGACCTGATCCGCCGTCCGTCCGTGACGCCGGTCGACGCCGATTGCCAGAAGCAGATGATGCAGCGCTTGGGCGATGCCGGTTTTGCGCTTGAGCCAATGCGCATCGAAGATGTGGATAACTTCTGGGCGACCCACGGCAAACACGACGGTCCGGTGCTGTGCTTCGCCGGCCACACCGACGTGGTGCCGACCGGCCCGGTGACTGCCTGGCAGATCGACCCGTTCAACGCAGTTATCGACGAACACGGCATGCTCTGCGGCCGTGGCGCGGCGGACATGAAAGGCAGCCTCGCCTCCATGACTGTGGCGGCCGAGCGTTTTGTCACCGACTACCCGGATCACAAGGGCAAGGTCGCTTTCCTGATCACCAGCGACGAAGAAGGCCCGGCGCACCACGGCACCAAAGCGGTGATCGAACGCCTTGCCGCCCGTAAGGAGCGTCTGGACTGGTGCATCGTCGGCGAACCGTCGAGCACCACCCTGGTGGGTGACGTAGTCAAGAACGGCCGTCGCGGTTCCCTCGGTGCCAAGATGACCGTGCGCGGCGTGCAAGGTCACGTGGCCTATCCGCACCTGGCGAAGAACCCGATCCATCTCGCCGCCCCGGCACTGGCCGAACTGGCCGCCGAGCACTGGGACCACGGCAACGATTTCTTCCCGCCGACCAGCTTCCAGATTTCCAATGTGAACTCCGGCACTGGCGCGACCAACGTGATTCCGGGTGACCTGGTGGCGGTGTTCAACTTCCGCTTCTCTACCGAATCCACCGTGGAAGGCCTGCAAAAGCGCGTCGCCGATATTCTCGACAAACATGGCCTGGACTGGCACATCGACTGGGCGCTGTCCGGCCTGCCGTTCCTCACCGAACCGGGCGCGTTGCTGGATGCTGTCGCGTCGAGCATCAAGGACATTACCGGTCGCGAAACCAAAGCCTCCACCAGCGGCGGCACCTCCGACGGGCGCTTCATTGCGACCATGGGTACGCAGGTGGTTGAACTGGGCCCGGTCAACGCGACGATTCACCAGGTCAACGAGCGTGTACTGGCTGCCGACCTCGATGTGCTGACCGAAATCTACTACCAGACCCTGATCAAGTTGCTCGCCTGA
- a CDS encoding putative RNA methyltransferase, which translates to MLACPICSEPLNAVDNGVACPAGHRFDRARQGYLNLLPVQHKNSRDPGDNLAMVEARRDFLNAGHYAPVAKRLAELAAQYAPQRWLDIGCGEGYYTAQIAEALPSADGYALDISREAVKRACKRNPQLTWLIASMARVPLASGSCQFLASVFSPLDWDEAKRLLSPGGGLMKVGPTSGHLMELRERLYDEVREYTDDKHLALVPEGMALQHSETLEFKLLLASGQDRANLLAMTPHGWRASAERRAAVIEQVEPFEVTVSMRYDYFVLQ; encoded by the coding sequence ATGCTGGCCTGCCCGATCTGCAGCGAACCGCTGAACGCGGTGGACAACGGCGTGGCCTGCCCCGCCGGGCATCGTTTCGACCGTGCGCGTCAGGGTTACCTGAACCTGTTGCCGGTGCAGCACAAGAACAGCCGCGACCCTGGGGATAACCTGGCGATGGTCGAAGCCCGACGCGATTTTTTGAACGCAGGCCATTACGCGCCGGTGGCCAAGCGTCTGGCCGAACTGGCAGCTCAGTACGCACCGCAGCGCTGGCTGGACATCGGTTGTGGCGAGGGTTACTACACCGCGCAAATCGCCGAGGCTTTGCCGAGCGCCGACGGTTACGCGCTGGATATCTCCCGGGAAGCCGTCAAACGCGCCTGCAAACGTAACCCGCAGCTGACCTGGTTGATCGCCAGCATGGCGCGGGTGCCGTTGGCCTCCGGCAGCTGTCAGTTTCTCGCCAGCGTCTTCAGCCCGCTGGACTGGGACGAAGCCAAACGCCTGCTCAGCCCCGGTGGTGGCTTGATGAAAGTCGGGCCGACCAGCGGCCATCTGATGGAATTGCGTGAGCGGCTTTACGACGAAGTGCGTGAATACACCGACGACAAGCATCTGGCTTTGGTGCCGGAAGGCATGGCGCTGCAGCACAGCGAAACCCTGGAGTTCAAACTGCTGCTTGCAAGTGGTCAGGACCGGGCGAACCTGTTGGCCATGACGCCCCACGGCTGGCGCGCCAGTGCTGAACGCCGGGCGGCGGTCATCGAACAGGTCGAGCCGTTCGAGGTCACTGTTTCAATGCGCTACGATTACTTCGTACTTCAATAA
- a CDS encoding aminotransferase class V-fold PLP-dependent enzyme encodes MMIPSPWRADFPAIAALQRQDQTYLDNAATTQKPQALLDALAHYYANGAANVHRAQHLPGAHATQAFEASRSKVAHWLNAGDCGQIIFTHGATSALNLLAYGLEHLFNPGDEVVISALEHHANLLPWQQLAHRRDLKLVILPLDADGLIDLDAAAQLIGPRTRLLAVSQLSNVLGAWQPLPALLTMAKAHNALTVVDGAQGVVHGRHDVQALGCDFYVFSSHKLYGPDGLGVLFGRNEALEQLRHWQFGGEMVLDADYHSARFRPAPLGFEAGTPPIAGVIGLGATLDYLAGLDQDAVCAHEAALHDYLLKGLEARDGIRLLGKPQLALASFVVEGVHNSDLAHLLTEQGIAVRAGHHCAMPLLKRFELAGAIRVSLALYNDSEDLERFFEALDQALELLR; translated from the coding sequence ATGATGATTCCCTCTCCCTGGCGCGCCGATTTTCCGGCCATCGCCGCATTGCAACGGCAAGACCAGACCTATCTGGACAACGCCGCCACCACGCAAAAACCTCAAGCCCTGCTGGATGCCTTGGCGCATTACTACGCCAACGGCGCGGCCAACGTGCATCGGGCGCAACACCTGCCCGGCGCCCACGCCACCCAGGCGTTCGAGGCCAGCCGCAGCAAAGTCGCCCACTGGCTCAATGCCGGCGATTGTGGGCAGATCATCTTTACCCACGGCGCAACGTCTGCGCTGAACCTCCTGGCTTATGGCCTGGAGCATCTTTTCAATCCGGGCGATGAAGTTGTCATCAGCGCCCTGGAGCATCACGCCAACCTGCTGCCGTGGCAGCAACTGGCCCACCGCCGCGACCTGAAACTGGTGATCCTGCCACTGGACGCTGACGGTTTGATTGACCTTGATGCCGCCGCGCAGCTGATCGGTCCGCGAACCCGTTTGCTGGCGGTCAGTCAGCTGTCCAACGTGCTCGGCGCCTGGCAGCCGTTGCCCGCCCTCCTGACGATGGCCAAGGCGCATAACGCGCTGACCGTGGTCGATGGCGCTCAAGGCGTGGTCCACGGTCGGCACGACGTGCAGGCGCTGGGCTGCGACTTCTATGTGTTTTCCAGTCACAAGCTCTACGGCCCCGATGGTCTGGGCGTGCTGTTCGGGCGCAACGAAGCGCTTGAACAACTGCGCCATTGGCAATTCGGCGGTGAAATGGTGCTGGACGCGGATTACCACAGCGCTCGCTTTCGCCCGGCGCCGCTGGGTTTCGAGGCGGGTACGCCGCCAATTGCCGGTGTGATTGGGCTGGGGGCGACACTGGATTATCTGGCCGGGCTTGATCAGGACGCGGTTTGCGCCCACGAAGCAGCGCTGCATGACTATTTGCTTAAAGGCCTTGAAGCGCGCGACGGCATTCGGTTGTTGGGCAAACCGCAATTGGCATTGGCCAGTTTTGTCGTCGAGGGTGTGCATAACTCTGATTTGGCGCATTTGCTGACGGAACAGGGGATCGCGGTGCGCGCCGGTCATCACTGCGCCATGCCGTTGCTCAAGCGTTTTGAGCTGGCCGGGGCGATTCGGGTGTCGTTGGCGCTGTACAACGATTCCGAAGACCTGGAGCGGTTCTTTGAAGCGCTGGATCAGGCGCTGGAGCTGTTGCGATGA
- a CDS encoding M12 family metallopeptidase: MNNKPCTVTNSINPIASYEAAINERPDNVVPNSSTRPKRSVASHTKYWKPGRTLKIAIYDGDQETIELVKKAASKWLPHINLKFDFVSGEEGDIRIYINYSGDGGGTSALGTDALTAPADRSTMTLHIDPTNARFGYVVLHEFGHALGFAHEHQHPDADIPWDRPKTYALYQQKFGWNREVVDSNVLPLSRVPGHTYGSYDRHSVMHYEVTNEYTIGDWKQDENWTLSAKDIEAAQNAYPR, encoded by the coding sequence ATGAATAACAAACCTTGCACTGTCACAAATAGTATTAACCCAATCGCCTCCTATGAAGCAGCCATCAATGAGCGACCAGACAACGTCGTACCCAACAGCTCCACACGCCCCAAGAGGAGCGTTGCCAGTCATACAAAATACTGGAAGCCGGGCCGCACATTGAAAATAGCCATATATGACGGAGACCAGGAAACTATCGAACTGGTAAAAAAAGCTGCAAGCAAATGGTTACCGCACATCAACCTGAAGTTCGATTTCGTCTCGGGAGAAGAAGGTGATATTCGCATCTACATCAATTACAGCGGCGATGGTGGAGGCACATCAGCACTCGGGACGGATGCTTTAACAGCACCCGCTGATCGTTCAACAATGACTTTACATATCGACCCGACGAACGCCAGATTTGGATACGTAGTGCTGCATGAGTTCGGCCATGCACTGGGATTTGCGCATGAACATCAACATCCCGATGCCGACATTCCATGGGACAGGCCAAAAACTTATGCACTGTATCAACAGAAATTTGGCTGGAACCGCGAGGTAGTTGACTCCAATGTTCTGCCGCTATCACGTGTACCAGGTCATACCTACGGCAGCTACGATCGCCATTCAGTGATGCATTATGAAGTCACCAACGAATACACCATCGGTGACTGGAAACAGGACGAAAACTGGACGCTGAGTGCAAAAGATATCGAGGCAGCCCAAAACGCATACCCTCGGTAA
- the tcdA gene encoding tRNA cyclic N6-threonylcarbamoyladenosine(37) synthase TcdA, with translation MSTEDPRFAGIARLYGIDGLERLRAAHVAIVGVGGVGSWAAEAVARCGVGEISLFDLDDVCVSNANRQLHALDSTVGKPKVDVMAERLRGINPDCTVHAVADFVTRETMAEYITPNIDCVIDCIDSVNAKAALIAWCKRRKIQIITTGGAGGQIDPTLIQVCDLNRTFNDPLASKVRSTLRRDYNFSRTVTRHYSVPCVFSTEQLRYPKPDGSICLQKSFVGDGVKLDCAGGFGAVMMVTATFGMVAATKAVDKIVAGVRRPADRVKPA, from the coding sequence ATGAGTACAGAAGATCCGCGGTTTGCAGGCATCGCCCGTTTGTATGGCATCGACGGCCTGGAGCGATTGCGCGCGGCCCACGTGGCGATCGTCGGCGTTGGTGGCGTCGGTTCCTGGGCGGCGGAAGCCGTCGCCCGTTGTGGCGTGGGCGAGATTTCGCTGTTCGACCTGGACGACGTCTGCGTCAGCAACGCCAACCGTCAGTTACACGCGCTGGACAGCACCGTCGGCAAACCCAAGGTTGACGTGATGGCCGAGCGCCTGCGCGGGATCAACCCGGACTGCACCGTGCACGCGGTGGCGGATTTCGTCACCCGCGAGACCATGGCCGAATACATCACGCCGAACATCGACTGCGTCATTGATTGCATCGACAGCGTGAATGCCAAGGCGGCGCTGATTGCCTGGTGCAAGCGCCGCAAGATTCAGATCATCACCACCGGCGGTGCGGGCGGGCAGATTGATCCGACGCTGATTCAGGTTTGCGATTTGAATCGGACCTTCAATGATCCGTTGGCCTCGAAAGTGCGCTCGACCTTGCGCCGGGATTACAACTTCTCACGTACCGTGACCCGCCATTACAGCGTGCCGTGCGTATTTTCCACCGAACAACTGCGCTACCCGAAACCGGATGGCAGCATTTGCTTGCAGAAGAGTTTTGTCGGGGATGGCGTGAAGCTCGACTGCGCCGGAGGGTTTGGTGCGGTGATGATGGTGACGGCGACGTTTGGCATGGTCGCGGCGACCAAGGCTGTGGATAAGATTGTGGCGGGTGTAAGACGCCCCGCGGATCGGGTTAAACCTGCTTGA
- the dapC gene encoding succinyldiaminopimelate transaminase, whose protein sequence is MNNALNQLQPYPFEKLRALLGSVTPNPDKRAIALSIGEPKHRSPSFVAEALASNLDKMAVYPTTLGIPALREAIAAWCERRFSVPNDWLDPARNVLPVNGTREALFAFTQTVVNRGDDALVVSPNPFYQIYEGAAFLAGAKPHYLPCLDENGFNPDFDAVSPDIWKRCQILFLCSPGNPTGALIPVGTLKKLIALADEYDFVIAADECYSELYFDEQTPPPGLLSACVELGRKDFKRCVVFHSLSKRSNLPGLRSGFVAGDAEILKGFLLYRTYHGCAMPVQTQLASVAAWNDEVHVRANRALYREKYDAVLEILSPVMDVQRPDGGFYLWPNVEGDDAAFCRDLFVEEHVTVVPGSYLSREVDGLNPGAGRVRMALVAPLAECVEAAERIRAFITRHK, encoded by the coding sequence ATGAACAACGCTCTGAACCAGTTGCAGCCCTACCCGTTCGAGAAGCTCCGTGCCCTGCTCGGCAGCGTCACGCCAAACCCGGACAAGCGTGCCATTGCGCTGTCCATTGGCGAGCCGAAACACCGTTCGCCAAGCTTTGTCGCCGAAGCCCTGGCAAGCAATCTGGATAAGATGGCCGTGTACCCGACCACCCTCGGCATTCCGGCCCTGCGTGAAGCCATCGCTGCGTGGTGCGAACGTCGTTTCAGCGTTCCGAACGACTGGCTCGACCCGGCGCGCAATGTGCTGCCGGTCAACGGCACTCGTGAAGCACTGTTTGCCTTCACCCAGACCGTAGTCAACCGTGGCGACGACGCCCTGGTGGTCAGCCCGAACCCGTTCTATCAGATCTACGAAGGTGCAGCGTTCCTTGCCGGGGCCAAGCCGCATTACCTGCCATGCCTGGACGAAAACGGCTTCAACCCGGATTTCGACGCCGTTTCCCCAGACATCTGGAAACGCTGCCAGATTCTGTTCCTGTGCTCGCCGGGCAACCCGACCGGCGCGCTGATCCCGGTCGGCACGCTGAAAAAACTGATCGCCCTGGCCGACGAATACGACTTCGTGATTGCCGCCGACGAGTGCTACAGCGAACTGTACTTCGACGAACAAACCCCTCCGCCCGGCTTGCTCAGCGCCTGCGTGGAACTGGGCCGCAAGGACTTCAAGCGTTGCGTGGTGTTCCACAGCCTGTCCAAGCGCTCCAACCTGCCGGGCCTGCGCTCGGGTTTTGTGGCAGGTGATGCCGAGATTCTCAAAGGCTTCCTGCTGTATCGCACCTACCACGGCTGCGCGATGCCGGTGCAGACCCAATTGGCCAGTGTTGCCGCATGGAATGACGAAGTGCACGTGCGCGCCAACCGTGCGCTGTACCGCGAGAAGTACGATGCGGTGCTGGAAATCCTCAGCCCGGTGATGGATGTGCAGCGTCCGGACGGCGGTTTCTACCTGTGGCCGAACGTTGAAGGCGATGATGCCGCGTTCTGCCGTGATCTGTTTGTCGAAGAACATGTGACCGTGGTGCCGGGGTCTTATCTGTCCCGTGAAGTCGATGGGCTCAATCCGGGTGCCGGACGGGTGCGCATGGCATTGGTTGCACCGCTGGCAGAGTGCGTGGAAGCGGCAGAGCGGATTCGCGCATTTATCACTCGCCACAAGTAA
- a CDS encoding ArsC family reductase, giving the protein MTVSSKTLHLFGIKACDTMKKARTWLDEHAVSYNFHDYKAAGIDREHLTQWCDEHGWQVVLNRAGTTFRKLDDERKADLDQPKAIELMLAQPSMIKRPVLDLGDRTLIGFKPDIYAAALK; this is encoded by the coding sequence TTGACCGTTTCAAGCAAAACGTTGCACCTTTTCGGCATCAAAGCCTGCGACACCATGAAAAAGGCGCGCACCTGGCTCGATGAACACGCTGTCAGCTATAACTTCCATGATTACAAAGCGGCCGGAATCGACCGTGAACACCTGACCCAATGGTGCGATGAGCACGGCTGGCAAGTGGTGTTGAACCGTGCAGGTACGACCTTTCGCAAGCTCGACGACGAACGCAAAGCCGATCTCGACCAGCCGAAAGCCATCGAACTGATGCTCGCACAACCCTCGATGATCAAGCGCCCGGTGCTTGATCTCGGTGACCGAACCCTGATTGGCTTCAAGCCAGATATCTACGCGGCAGCGCTCAAGTAA
- a CDS encoding SufE family protein has product MNLPADAVAALEVFQNAAGWEQRARLLMQWGDRLPALSDVEKVDANRVHGCESQVWLVGNLKDGHWQFAASSDARLIRGLVALLLARVNGLSAVELQQVNLPDWFNQLGLSRQLSPSRSNGLNAVLQRMREIAA; this is encoded by the coding sequence ATGAACTTGCCTGCCGATGCGGTTGCGGCGCTGGAGGTTTTTCAGAATGCTGCCGGTTGGGAACAACGGGCGCGTCTGTTGATGCAATGGGGCGACCGTCTGCCGGCGTTGAGCGATGTGGAAAAGGTCGATGCCAACCGCGTGCATGGCTGTGAAAGTCAGGTATGGCTGGTGGGTAACTTAAAGGATGGTCACTGGCAGTTCGCCGCGAGCAGCGATGCGCGGTTGATTCGCGGGCTGGTGGCGTTGCTGCTGGCGCGGGTTAACGGGTTATCAGCGGTTGAGTTGCAGCAGGTGAATTTGCCGGATTGGTTTAATCAGCTTGGACTGAGCAGACAGTTATCTCCGTCGCGTAGTAATGGCCTTAATGCAGTGCTACAGCGAATGCGAGAAATCGCCGCCTGA